One window of Prochlorococcus marinus XMU1408 genomic DNA carries:
- a CDS encoding ribonuclease HII: MDNSLIAGVDEVGKGCLFGPVFAGAVILSKANELKLLSQGLRDSKKLNCRQRNRLVPLIKENSIAWSLGQASAREIDSVGIRMATEKAMLRALEKFLSPPELILVDGKLPIRLWKGKQKTQVRGESHFASIAAASVLAKEARDELIKRLACKFSLFGLENNKGYGTKIHRANLIKEGATKLHRKSFLSKLKID; this comes from the coding sequence ATGGACAATTCTCTAATTGCAGGGGTTGATGAAGTAGGTAAAGGTTGTTTATTTGGCCCAGTTTTTGCTGGGGCTGTAATATTAAGCAAAGCAAATGAATTAAAACTATTAAGTCAAGGCCTCAGAGATAGTAAAAAATTAAATTGCCGACAAAGAAATCGTTTGGTGCCTTTAATCAAAGAAAACTCTATAGCATGGTCCTTAGGTCAAGCTTCAGCAAGAGAAATTGACAGTGTTGGAATTAGAATGGCTACTGAAAAAGCAATGCTAAGAGCATTAGAAAAATTCTTATCTCCACCAGAATTAATTCTGGTGGACGGAAAATTACCGATTCGTTTGTGGAAAGGAAAGCAAAAAACTCAAGTTAGAGGGGAAAGTCATTTTGCATCAATTGCTGCTGCCAGTGTTTTAGCAAAAGAAGCTAGAGATGAATTAATTAAGCGCTTAGCATGCAAATTTAGTCTTTTTGGACTTGAGAACAACAAGGGGTATGGAACTAAAATCCATAGAGCTAACTTAATCAAAGAAGGAGCGACTAAACTCCACCGAAAAAGTTTTCTCTCCAAATTAAAAATAGATTAA
- the rpsL gene encoding 30S ribosomal protein S12 produces the protein MPTIQQLIRTERKTLKTKTKSPALRGCPERRGVCTRVYTSTPKKPNSALRKVARVRLTSGFEVTAYIGGIGHNLQEHSVVLLRGGRVKDLPGVRYHIVRGTLDTAGVKDRKQSRSKYGAKSPKE, from the coding sequence ATGCCAACCATTCAACAGTTGATAAGAACAGAGCGAAAGACTCTAAAAACAAAGACAAAATCTCCTGCTTTGCGAGGTTGCCCAGAAAGGAGAGGAGTCTGCACTAGGGTTTACACCTCTACTCCCAAAAAACCTAACTCTGCTCTCAGAAAAGTTGCTCGTGTCAGATTAACTTCTGGATTTGAAGTTACTGCTTATATCGGCGGTATCGGTCACAACCTTCAAGAGCACTCTGTGGTTTTGCTTAGAGGAGGAAGAGTTAAGGATCTGCCAGGAGTGAGATATCACATAGTGAGAGGAACTCTTGATACCGCTGGAGTTAAAGACCGAAAACAGTCAAGATCAAAATATGGAGCTAAATCTCCTAAGGAATAA
- a CDS encoding methyltransferase domain-containing protein: MQWIFIFTFIGLILLILSVFWLRKSRKYESVNSVASSYDAWTNDRLLEKLWGEHIHLGFYEKPRLKKDFRKAKIDFVHELVHWSGLNKLPKGSRILDVGCGIGGSARILSNDYGFDVIGISISSEQIKRANELTTNKDYCRFEVMNALDLKFEKSTFDGVWSVEAGPHIFDKQKFADEMLRVLRPGGVLAIADWNQRDPSKYRFNFFEKFIMNQLLIQWTHPEFSSIEGFKNNLLNSPYCGSSVEAANWTKYTIQSWNESIYEGFRRPIPILKLGLRTFIKAFREIPTILMMRWAFSRGLMRFGVFKSRG; the protein is encoded by the coding sequence ATGCAATGGATATTTATTTTTACATTTATTGGGCTTATTCTATTAATTCTAAGTGTTTTTTGGCTTAGAAAAAGTCGTAAATATGAGTCGGTAAATAGTGTTGCATCCTCCTATGATGCCTGGACTAATGATCGTTTATTAGAAAAACTTTGGGGTGAGCATATTCATCTTGGCTTTTATGAAAAACCTCGATTAAAAAAAGATTTTAGGAAAGCTAAGATTGATTTTGTACATGAATTAGTTCATTGGAGTGGTTTGAATAAATTACCCAAAGGTTCAAGGATATTAGATGTAGGATGTGGAATAGGTGGAAGTGCAAGAATATTGTCTAATGATTATGGATTTGATGTTATTGGTATTTCTATAAGCTCAGAACAAATAAAAAGAGCAAATGAATTAACAACTAATAAGGATTATTGTCGTTTTGAGGTGATGAATGCACTTGACTTGAAATTCGAAAAAAGTACCTTTGATGGAGTTTGGAGCGTTGAAGCTGGGCCCCATATTTTTGATAAACAAAAGTTTGCAGATGAGATGCTAAGAGTTTTGCGTCCTGGTGGCGTTCTTGCAATTGCAGATTGGAATCAAAGAGATCCAAGCAAGTATCGGTTTAATTTCTTTGAGAAGTTCATTATGAATCAATTATTGATTCAATGGACTCATCCTGAATTTTCAAGTATTGAGGGATTCAAAAATAACTTATTAAATAGTCCTTATTGTGGAAGTTCAGTAGAGGCAGCAAATTGGACAAAATATACTATTCAATCTTGGAATGAATCTATATATGAAGGGTTTAGAAGACCTATCCCTATTTTGAAATTAGGCCTAAGAACTTTTATAAAAGCATTTAGAGAAATCCCAACCATATTAATGATGAGATGGGCTTTCTCAAGGGGTTTGATGAGGTTTGGAGTATTTAAATCGAGAGGGTAA
- the tuf gene encoding elongation factor Tu: protein MAREKFERNKPHVNIGTIGHVDHGKTTLTAAITKVLAKKGQAEAQDYAEIDGAPEERERGITINTAHVEYETDGRHYAHVDCPGHADYVKNMITGAAQMDGAILVVAATDGAMAQTKEHILLAKQVGVPALVVALNKCDMVDDEEMIELVEMEIRELLTSYDFPGDDIPVVQVSGLKAIEGEADWETKIDELMTAVDSSIPEPEREVDKPFLMAVEDVFSITGRGTVATGRIERGKVTVGEEVEIVGIRDTRLTTVTGVEMFRKLLDEGMAGDNVGLLLRGIQKEDIERGMVLVKKGSITPHTKFEGEVYVLKKEEGGRHTPFFAGYRPQFYIRTTDVTGQITAFTSDDGSNVEMVMPGDRIKMTGELIAPVAIEQGMRFAIREGGRTIGAGVVSKIIE, encoded by the coding sequence ATGGCTCGCGAGAAGTTTGAGAGGAACAAACCTCACGTCAACATAGGTACTATTGGCCACGTTGACCATGGCAAAACAACACTTACTGCTGCTATCACAAAGGTTTTAGCCAAAAAAGGTCAAGCCGAAGCGCAAGATTACGCTGAAATTGATGGAGCGCCAGAAGAGCGTGAACGCGGTATCACAATCAACACTGCTCACGTTGAATATGAAACTGATGGTAGGCATTACGCGCATGTTGATTGCCCAGGTCACGCTGATTATGTAAAAAACATGATTACAGGTGCTGCTCAGATGGATGGTGCAATTCTTGTAGTGGCCGCCACCGATGGAGCAATGGCACAAACAAAAGAACATATTCTTTTGGCCAAGCAGGTTGGTGTCCCAGCATTAGTCGTTGCACTAAACAAATGCGACATGGTTGATGACGAAGAAATGATAGAACTTGTAGAAATGGAGATACGTGAACTTCTAACAAGTTATGACTTCCCTGGCGATGACATCCCTGTTGTTCAAGTTTCAGGATTAAAAGCTATCGAAGGAGAAGCAGATTGGGAGACAAAAATTGATGAATTGATGACTGCTGTTGATTCTTCCATTCCAGAGCCAGAACGAGAAGTAGATAAGCCTTTCTTAATGGCTGTTGAGGATGTTTTCTCTATTACTGGTCGTGGAACAGTTGCTACTGGACGAATTGAGAGAGGAAAAGTAACAGTGGGAGAAGAGGTTGAAATTGTAGGAATTAGAGATACAAGACTTACAACCGTTACTGGTGTAGAGATGTTTAGAAAGCTGCTTGATGAAGGTATGGCAGGAGATAACGTTGGTCTGTTATTAAGGGGTATCCAGAAAGAAGATATTGAAAGAGGAATGGTTCTTGTTAAAAAGGGATCCATCACTCCTCATACGAAATTTGAGGGTGAGGTGTATGTATTGAAAAAAGAGGAGGGTGGTCGTCATACCCCATTCTTCGCAGGTTATCGTCCTCAGTTTTATATTCGTACTACTGATGTAACTGGTCAAATCACAGCATTCACCTCTGATGATGGCAGTAATGTTGAAATGGTTATGCCTGGTGACAGGATAAAAATGACAGGGGAATTGATAGCCCCTGTTGCTATAGAACAAGGTATGAGATTCGCTATTCGTGAAGGTGGACGCACCATTGGTGCCGGAGTTGTTTCTAAAATTATTGAATAA
- the fusA gene encoding elongation factor G — protein MARAFPLERVRNIGIAAHIDAGKTTCTERILFYSGVVHKMGEVHDGAAVTDWMAQERERGITITAAAISTTWDDHRINIIDTPGHVDFTIEVERSMRVLDGVIAVFCAVGGVQPQSETVWRQADRYSVPRMVFVNKMDRTGADFLKVHGQIKDRLKANAVPIQLPIGAENDLKGIIDLVENKAFIYKDDLGKDIEQTEVPSDMVDLVSDWRSRLMESIAETDEELLDAFLENGELTIEQLKGGIREGVLKHGLVPMLCGSAFKNKGVQLLLDAVVNYLPAPVDVPPIQGLLPNGKEAVRPSDDSAPFSALAFKVMADPYGKLTFVRMYSGVLEKGSYVLNSTKDAKERISRLIILKADDREEVDELRAGDLGAVLGLKNTTTGDTLCASEDAIVLETLYIPEPVISVAVEPKTKSDMEKLGKALTSLSEEDPTFRVSTDQETNQTVIAGMGELHLEILVDRMLREFKVEANIGAPQVSYRETIRASSSGEGKFARQTGGKGQYGHVVIEVEPGEPGTGFEFVNKIVGGSVPKEYIKPAESGMKETCESGVIAGYPLIDVKVTLVDGSYHDVDSSEMAFKIAGSMAFKDGIKKCNPVLLEPMMKVEVEVPEDFLGSIIGDLSSRRGQVEGQSIDDGQSKVQAKVPLAEMFGYATQLRSMTQGRGIFSMEFSTYEEVPRNVAEAIISKNQGNS, from the coding sequence GTGGCACGCGCCTTTCCTTTGGAACGAGTTAGAAATATCGGAATTGCGGCACATATTGATGCTGGTAAAACAACTTGCACTGAAAGAATTCTTTTCTATTCAGGCGTTGTACACAAAATGGGTGAAGTTCATGATGGTGCTGCAGTTACTGATTGGATGGCTCAAGAGAGAGAAAGAGGAATAACCATTACTGCTGCTGCAATTTCAACCACATGGGACGATCATCGTATAAATATTATTGATACTCCTGGTCACGTTGACTTCACCATTGAAGTTGAACGCTCTATGAGGGTTCTCGATGGAGTTATTGCTGTGTTTTGTGCGGTTGGCGGAGTTCAACCTCAATCTGAAACAGTTTGGCGCCAAGCAGATAGGTATTCCGTTCCAAGAATGGTATTTGTCAATAAAATGGATAGAACCGGGGCGGATTTCCTAAAGGTTCACGGTCAAATTAAAGATAGATTAAAAGCAAACGCGGTTCCTATTCAGTTACCTATTGGAGCTGAAAATGATCTAAAGGGAATTATTGATCTTGTTGAAAACAAAGCATTCATTTATAAAGATGATCTAGGAAAAGATATTGAACAGACAGAAGTCCCTTCAGACATGGTTGATTTAGTTTCTGATTGGCGCTCTCGGTTGATGGAATCAATAGCTGAGACTGATGAGGAATTACTTGATGCGTTTCTAGAAAATGGTGAGTTAACAATTGAACAACTCAAAGGGGGTATTAGGGAAGGAGTTCTTAAACATGGCTTAGTGCCCATGCTATGTGGTTCAGCTTTTAAAAATAAAGGGGTTCAATTATTACTTGATGCTGTAGTTAATTATCTTCCTGCTCCTGTTGATGTTCCTCCTATTCAGGGTTTGCTTCCCAATGGAAAAGAAGCTGTTAGGCCTTCCGATGATAGTGCTCCATTTAGCGCGCTTGCATTCAAGGTAATGGCTGATCCTTATGGCAAATTAACGTTTGTTCGTATGTATTCCGGTGTCCTTGAAAAAGGAAGTTATGTTTTAAACTCAACTAAGGATGCAAAAGAGAGAATATCCAGGTTGATAATTTTGAAAGCTGATGATCGTGAGGAAGTCGATGAATTAAGAGCTGGAGATTTGGGTGCTGTGCTTGGTCTGAAAAATACAACAACGGGGGATACTTTATGTGCTTCTGAAGATGCAATTGTTCTTGAGACTCTATATATCCCTGAACCAGTTATTTCAGTTGCGGTAGAACCCAAGACTAAGAGTGATATGGAAAAGCTAGGGAAAGCGCTAACATCTCTCTCTGAAGAAGATCCAACTTTCAGAGTTAGTACTGACCAAGAGACAAATCAAACTGTGATTGCAGGTATGGGTGAACTTCACTTAGAGATTTTGGTGGATCGTATGTTGAGAGAATTTAAGGTAGAGGCAAATATTGGGGCACCTCAAGTTTCTTATAGAGAAACGATTAGAGCCAGCTCTTCAGGTGAAGGAAAGTTTGCGAGACAAACAGGCGGTAAAGGGCAGTATGGTCATGTTGTTATTGAAGTTGAGCCAGGTGAACCAGGAACTGGTTTTGAGTTTGTCAATAAAATAGTTGGTGGTTCTGTTCCAAAAGAATATATAAAACCTGCGGAATCAGGAATGAAAGAAACATGTGAGTCAGGTGTAATTGCTGGCTATCCTTTAATTGATGTAAAAGTTACATTGGTTGATGGCTCTTATCATGATGTTGACTCATCAGAGATGGCTTTCAAAATTGCTGGATCAATGGCTTTCAAAGATGGAATCAAGAAGTGCAATCCTGTCCTTCTAGAACCTATGATGAAAGTTGAGGTAGAAGTGCCTGAGGACTTCCTAGGCTCTATAATTGGAGATCTGTCCTCTAGACGAGGTCAGGTTGAAGGTCAATCCATCGACGATGGACAATCCAAAGTCCAGGCAAAAGTGCCATTAGCCGAAATGTTTGGCTATGCCACTCAACTCCGATCAATGACTCAAGGTCGGGGTATTTTCTCAATGGAGTTCAGCACCTACGAGGAAGTTCCTCGTAATGTTGCTGAAGCAATTATCTCCAAGAATCAGGGCAATTCCTGA
- the rpsJ gene encoding 30S ribosomal protein S10, translating to MSTAIAQQKIRIRLKAFDRRMLDLSCDKIIETADTTAASAIGPIPLPTKRKIYCVLRSPHVDKDSREHFETRTHRRIIDIYSPSAKTIDALMKLDLPSGVDIEVKL from the coding sequence ATGTCAACTGCAATTGCACAGCAAAAAATACGCATACGCCTAAAGGCTTTTGATAGAAGAATGCTTGATTTGTCTTGCGATAAAATAATTGAGACTGCAGACACAACAGCTGCTTCAGCAATAGGGCCTATTCCACTTCCTACAAAGAGAAAAATATATTGTGTTCTTCGTTCTCCTCATGTTGATAAAGATTCAAGAGAGCATTTTGAGACAAGAACACATAGAAGAATTATCGATATTTACAGCCCTTCCGCAAAGACTATAGACGCTCTAATGAAGTTGGACCTTCCCAGTGGAGTAGATATAGAAGTTAAGCTCTAG
- the rpsG gene encoding 30S ribosomal protein S7, whose protein sequence is MSRRNAAEKRPVLPDPQFNNRLASMMVHRLMKHGKKSTAQKILSDAFGLINERTGSDPIELFETAVKNVTPLVEVRARRVGGATYQVPMEVRQERGIAMALRWLVNFSRSRNGRSMSHKLAGELMDAANEAGNAVRKREETHKMAEANKAFAHYRY, encoded by the coding sequence ATGTCAAGAAGAAACGCAGCAGAAAAAAGACCTGTTCTCCCTGATCCACAGTTCAATAATCGTTTGGCAAGTATGATGGTCCATCGATTGATGAAGCACGGTAAGAAATCAACAGCTCAAAAAATTCTTTCTGATGCCTTTGGTTTGATCAACGAGCGAACAGGTTCAGACCCGATTGAGTTATTCGAAACAGCAGTGAAAAATGTCACACCTCTTGTTGAAGTTAGAGCTAGAAGGGTAGGAGGCGCTACATACCAAGTTCCAATGGAAGTTCGTCAGGAAAGAGGAATCGCTATGGCCCTTAGATGGTTAGTAAATTTCTCCAGATCAAGAAATGGTAGGAGTATGTCCCATAAGCTCGCAGGGGAGCTTATGGATGCTGCTAATGAAGCTGGAAACGCAGTGAGAAAGAGGGAAGAGACACATAAGATGGCAGAAGCAAATAAAGCTTTTGCTCATTATCGCTATTGA
- a CDS encoding DUF1997 domain-containing protein: MSLAFKARQKIDLVVQDNAEQLPDYLLQQERVVGAMLDSKKLTPLGPGSFKYEVTSFQVFQLQINPVVSIGVENTHGKIRMFVTESHLDGLGFVDDFELTLDAILEAKTSGLEGEALLGVTVSQPPLLKLIPPKMLESTGQSILNGILLGIKARVGKQLIVDFQNWCKENQ; the protein is encoded by the coding sequence ATGTCTCTGGCCTTTAAAGCACGACAAAAAATTGATCTAGTTGTTCAAGATAATGCAGAGCAACTACCTGATTATCTCTTACAACAGGAAAGAGTTGTAGGAGCAATGCTTGATTCTAAAAAATTGACTCCTTTAGGGCCAGGTAGTTTTAAGTATGAGGTTACAAGTTTTCAAGTTTTTCAACTTCAAATAAACCCAGTCGTGTCTATAGGTGTAGAAAATACTCATGGCAAAATTAGAATGTTTGTCACTGAAAGTCACTTAGATGGTTTGGGCTTTGTTGATGATTTTGAATTAACTTTAGATGCAATTCTTGAGGCCAAAACGTCAGGTCTTGAAGGTGAAGCGCTTTTAGGTGTAACTGTAAGTCAACCTCCTTTGTTAAAATTGATCCCTCCAAAAATGCTCGAGTCAACTGGACAATCAATATTGAACGGAATTTTGTTAGGAATTAAGGCAAGGGTTGGCAAGCAGTTGATTGTGGATTTTCAAAATTGGTGCAAAGAGAATCAGTAA
- a CDS encoding Rne/Rng family ribonuclease, with protein MPQQIVIAEHLRIAALLTDERIDELIVAQGSYQIGDVFLGTVENVLPGIDAAFVNIGESEKNGFIHLNDLGPLRLKKATAGITELLEPRQKVLVQVMKEPTGNKGPRLTGNLALPGRYLVLQPYGQGVNISRRISTESERNRLRALGVLVKPPSTGLLIRTEAEDISEEFLIDDLENLLKQWELIQQASENCTPPILLNRDEDFIHRILRDHIGQNVNHIVVDNPEAVGRVNNFLGKDSKELIIELHCDSQNILEKYRVITAINNALKPRVDLPSGGYIIIEPTEALTVIDVNSGSFTRSANSRETVLWTNCEAAIEIARQLKLRNIGGVIIIDFIDMDTRRDQLQLLEHFISAINGDSARPQIAQLTELGLVELTRKRQGQNIYELFGKISPNYLEQGNPPNITIQDINQTISSEGRLSNSNPIQGSEIESLKDSNIKKKSINKLKDIETNSAIEEHKSSKDNLTSVSTQTNGEDYLINKVNNKQEKNLINIKMKKNEEMVYSKMGLDPILILDEPPLSENYIVHIIRPGEEKVGEKEKNTKTIIELQNNNNIEKTSIDSEEIENVKEETNLAFNEEANDLNSADKIVINEIDELNSNEAKEADEDPRRKRRRSSASS; from the coding sequence ATGCCCCAGCAAATTGTCATTGCTGAGCATTTGCGAATTGCCGCTCTGCTCACTGATGAAAGAATAGATGAATTAATCGTGGCTCAAGGTAGCTACCAAATTGGAGATGTATTCTTAGGAACAGTTGAGAATGTTCTTCCTGGAATAGATGCAGCTTTTGTAAATATCGGTGAAAGTGAAAAGAATGGTTTTATTCATTTAAATGATCTTGGTCCACTCAGATTAAAAAAAGCTACTGCAGGAATCACAGAGTTGCTCGAACCAAGACAAAAAGTTTTAGTTCAAGTAATGAAAGAGCCTACTGGAAACAAAGGGCCACGCTTGACTGGCAACTTAGCTCTCCCAGGTAGATACCTGGTACTGCAACCTTATGGGCAAGGTGTAAATATTTCTCGAAGAATCAGTACAGAAAGTGAAAGAAATAGACTTAGAGCTTTAGGGGTACTAGTTAAGCCTCCAAGTACTGGGCTTTTAATAAGGACAGAAGCAGAAGATATTTCTGAAGAATTTTTAATAGATGATCTTGAAAATCTTCTAAAACAATGGGAACTTATTCAACAAGCATCTGAAAATTGTACGCCCCCAATTCTATTAAATAGAGATGAAGATTTTATTCATAGAATTCTCAGAGATCATATAGGTCAAAATGTTAATCATATAGTTGTAGATAATCCCGAAGCAGTTGGTCGTGTTAATAACTTTCTTGGGAAAGATAGCAAAGAGTTAATTATAGAATTGCATTGTGATTCGCAAAACATACTAGAGAAATATAGAGTTATTACTGCTATTAATAATGCATTAAAGCCAAGAGTAGATTTGCCTTCTGGTGGCTATATAATAATAGAACCAACAGAAGCATTGACAGTTATAGATGTCAACTCAGGCTCATTTACACGTTCCGCAAATTCCAGAGAAACAGTTTTATGGACTAATTGTGAAGCGGCAATCGAAATAGCAAGACAATTAAAATTAAGAAATATTGGTGGGGTTATTATCATTGATTTTATAGATATGGATACAAGAAGGGATCAACTTCAATTATTAGAACATTTCATATCAGCTATCAATGGAGACTCAGCTCGTCCACAAATTGCTCAACTTACAGAACTTGGTCTTGTTGAATTAACCAGAAAAAGACAAGGTCAAAATATATATGAATTATTTGGAAAGATCAGTCCAAATTATCTAGAGCAAGGTAATCCTCCAAATATCACCATTCAAGATATAAATCAAACAATCTCATCTGAAGGGAGACTGAGCAATTCAAACCCAATTCAAGGAAGCGAAATAGAATCTTTGAAGGATAGTAATATCAAAAAGAAAAGTATCAATAAATTAAAAGATATCGAAACGAACTCAGCTATTGAAGAGCATAAATCATCAAAAGATAACCTAACATCTGTCTCCACTCAGACAAATGGAGAAGATTATTTAATAAACAAAGTTAACAACAAACAAGAAAAGAATTTAATAAATATAAAAATGAAGAAAAATGAAGAAATGGTTTATAGTAAAATGGGTTTAGACCCTATTTTAATTTTAGATGAGCCGCCACTATCTGAAAACTATATAGTTCACATAATCAGACCTGGCGAAGAGAAAGTAGGAGAAAAAGAAAAAAATACTAAAACCATTATTGAACTTCAAAATAACAATAATATTGAGAAAACTTCAATAGATTCTGAAGAGATAGAAAATGTTAAAGAAGAAACTAATTTAGCTTTTAATGAAGAAGCAAATGACTTAAATAGTGCTGATAAAATTGTAATCAACGAAATAGATGAACTTAATTCTAACGAAGCCAAAGAAGCCGATGAAGATCCAAGACGCAAAAGAAGAAGATCTTCTGCTTCATCATAA
- the pheA gene encoding prephenate dehydratase yields MSIRVAYLGPKGTYAEKAAKALAALEKLTSPTFIPCKGLRSVVDNLANNLCEAAVVPIENSVEGGVTSTLDSLWRHKNLLIHRALVLPIKHSLMSSGSISTISEVLSHPQALAQCSQWLNDNIPNAVHLPTNSTAEAIRMVKGSSFRAAIGSKDASEELNILAYPINDIEGNCTRFVLLSKNNIKEDGNKASMAFSLKSNTPGALLEALNCIADLGLNMSRIESRPSKRELGEYVFFIDLDLNNSNKKEFEKITEELSNLCNQIINFGCYFSSEAE; encoded by the coding sequence ATGTCAATTCGAGTGGCCTATCTTGGACCTAAAGGAACATACGCTGAGAAGGCCGCTAAAGCCCTGGCAGCCTTAGAAAAGCTTACATCTCCAACATTTATACCATGCAAAGGCTTAAGGTCTGTTGTAGATAATCTTGCAAATAATCTTTGCGAAGCAGCTGTAGTTCCAATTGAAAATTCAGTTGAAGGGGGAGTTACCTCAACATTAGATTCTCTATGGAGACATAAAAATCTATTGATTCATAGAGCACTGGTTCTTCCCATCAAACATTCATTAATGAGTAGCGGATCAATCTCAACTATTTCAGAGGTCCTCTCTCATCCTCAAGCATTAGCTCAATGCAGCCAGTGGTTAAACGACAATATTCCCAATGCAGTTCATTTGCCAACTAATTCAACTGCAGAAGCAATAAGGATGGTCAAAGGCAGCTCATTTAGAGCTGCAATAGGATCAAAAGATGCAAGTGAAGAACTCAATATTCTGGCTTATCCTATTAATGATATTGAAGGGAATTGTACTAGATTTGTTCTTCTAAGTAAGAACAACATTAAAGAAGATGGAAATAAAGCAAGTATGGCCTTTTCACTAAAATCAAATACTCCAGGAGCATTACTAGAGGCACTGAATTGCATAGCAGATCTAGGTCTCAATATGAGTAGAATTGAATCTCGTCCTTCTAAAAGAGAACTAGGAGAATACGTGTTTTTCATAGATCTAGATTTAAATAACTCTAATAAAAAAGAATTTGAAAAAATTACTGAAGAGTTATCTAATCTTTGTAATCAAATAATAAATTTTGGATGCTATTTCAGCTCAGAAGCTGAGTAA
- a CDS encoding LON peptidase substrate-binding domain-containing protein gives MSELSVRELPLFPLPEVVLFPQEYLPLHIFETRYRVMLQSVLKSDSRFGVVRWDPIAKKMADVGCCAEIIKHQTSQDGRSNIVTIGQQRFRILEIISETPFINALVSWVDDEQISDQTKLSELKDSVSIALKDVVSLTSKLTESEKALPDSLPDIPRELSFWIAAHLGGPVASEQQNLLELTNTYHRLEREYELLDHTRRQLAARTALKDTFSNADQANN, from the coding sequence TTGAGCGAACTTTCAGTTAGGGAGCTACCACTTTTCCCATTGCCTGAGGTTGTGCTTTTTCCTCAGGAATACTTGCCGCTGCATATTTTTGAGACTCGTTACAGGGTTATGCTTCAATCTGTTTTGAAATCAGATAGCCGTTTTGGAGTTGTTAGATGGGATCCAATTGCAAAAAAAATGGCAGATGTTGGTTGTTGTGCTGAAATCATTAAGCATCAAACATCACAAGATGGCAGAAGTAATATTGTTACTATTGGTCAGCAAAGATTCCGAATCTTAGAAATTATTAGTGAAACTCCTTTTATAAACGCTTTAGTTAGCTGGGTTGATGACGAACAAATTTCAGATCAAACCAAATTATCGGAACTAAAGGACTCAGTTTCCATTGCGCTAAAGGATGTAGTTTCACTTACCTCAAAACTAACTGAGTCTGAAAAGGCACTTCCTGACTCTTTGCCAGATATTCCAAGAGAATTATCTTTTTGGATAGCTGCTCATCTTGGAGGACCTGTGGCAAGTGAACAGCAAAACTTATTAGAATTAACGAACACATATCACCGCTTGGAAAGAGAATATGAACTTCTTGATCACACTAGAAGACAACTAGCTGCCAGAACTGCTTTAAAAGATACCTTTTCAAATGCTGATCAAGCCAACAATTAA